GCCGCAGATCCCCCTGGAAGAAGAACTTATACTTTCACGCGAAGAGCTTGAGATCAATTATTATGAGGGGGATCAAATCGATATCAATGATGAGATTAGGAGTCAGCTATTTCTGACGATTCCGATGCGTCCGCTCTGTAAGCCGGATTGCCTCGGCCTCTGTCCTCATTGTGGAGAGAACTTGAACCAGAAGCCTTGTTCCTGTCCCGCAGAACTTCCTGATGCGCGATGGGCGAAGTTAAAGAACATATTGAACAAATAAGGAGAAAAGATGCCGCATCCAAAACACAAACAATCAAAATCGAGACGGGATAAGAGAAGATCCCATATGAGCCTGAAGACTCCGGGCGTTGTGCGCTGTCCCCAGTGTCAGGAGCCGCGCATTCCACATCGCGTCTGCATGAATTGTGGAACATATAAGGGCCGGGAAGTCGTCGCGGTGAAAGAAATATAGGGAAACTCAAACTCTCCCATCTGTATGAGGTGTTATGAAAATTGCGTTGGATGCGATGGGAGGGGATCACGCTCCTGAGACGATCGTCGAAGGAGCTGTCTTGGCGGCTCGAGATCTGGACGTCGAGATCATTCTCGTCGGGGACGAAAAGAAGGTTGAGACTGCGCTCTCCCGCCATGTGACTACGGGCCTACCTTTATCGATCGTTCATGCCTCACAGAAGGTCGAAATGGAGGATTCTCCTTCCTCTGTGATTCGAAAGAAAAGAAATTCTTCCATCTGGATTGCAACCGAACTGGTCAAGAAATCGGAAGCCGTTGCTGTGATCAGCGCCGGAAATACCGGGGCCACGATGGCGAGTTCACTCTTTGTCCTGGGGCCGCTCTCCGGGGTTGAACGCCCGGCGATTGCCACCCTTCTTCCAACATTGAAAGGGCAGGCGGTTTTGATTGATGTTGGTGCGAATGTCGATTGCAAACCGCAGCATCTTTTCCAGTTTGCGATTATGGGGGCGATGTATGCCGAAAAAATCCTGGGCATTCCGGAACCCTCCGTGGGTCTCCTCAGCATTGGAGAAGAAGACACAAAAGGGAACGAGTTGACGAAAGAAGTCTTCAAGATGTTGAAGAAGAGTTCCCTCGCCTTTGTCGGAAATGTGGAGGGCAGAGATGTCTATTCGGGGGATACCGATGTTGTGGTCTGCGATGGCTTTATAGGGAACGTTGCGCTCAAGATTTCTGAAGGACTTTCTGATGCCATTATTAAATTTCTTAAACGGGAAATTATGGCTTCCCCCATGGGAAAACTGGGCTACTTTTTTTTGAAGCCTTCGTTTGCACGGTTTAAAAAGAAGATTGACTATGCTGAGTATGGGGGAGCCCCTCTTTTGGGCGTGGATGGCATCACCATTATTTGTCATGGAAACTCTTCGGGACATGCGATCATGAATGCGGTTCGCGTTGCGAGGGATTTCCATAAGAAGGGGATGAATCGTCACATCAAAGAACAGATTGGAACGCAAATGCAACTTTCCAGCCCCTTGGTTGAAAAGAAGTTATGATCAATCGCATGACTTCTCGTAAGGCGCTTTTAATGATGGCAATATGGTTTTACCGATGAAGGCTCAAATTGTTGGGACCGGTTCCTATGTTCCTGAAATGATCATGACCAATCATGATCTTGAGGAAAAGGTTCAAACGAATGATCAATGGATCGTCGAGCGAACCGGTATTCGGGAAAGGCGGATTGCTGCAAAGGATGAATCGACCTCAGACCTTGCAGTGAAGGCGGCCTTAAAAGCGATGAAGGCGGCCGGCATCCGCCCGGACCAGATTGATCTCATTATTGTCGCCACATCCATGCCGGACATGTTTTTCCCCTCAACCGCGTGCATTGTACAGGATAAATTGAAGGCGACCCGTGCGGCCGCCTTTGATCTCTCGGCTGCCTGCTCCGGTTTTGTCTATGCGCTTTCGGTGGGAGAACAATTTATCCGGAGCGGCGGCTCTCAATTCGTTCTCGTCATTGGTTCAGAGACGATGTCCCGCTTGACAGACTGGACAGACCGGAGTACCTGTATTCTATTTGGGGATGGTGCCGGTGCGGTCGTTCTGGCGCCTTCTGATTCGGAGCGCGGCGTCCTTTCTGTTCATCTTCACACAGATGGGAAGCTGTGGGATCTTATCTGTGTGCCGGGCGGCGCGTCGGCGATGCCTGTATCTGAGAAGGTCCTGGCGGAACATCTCAATACAATCCGGATGAAGGGAAGTGAGACCTTCAAGGTTGCGGTCCGGAACCTTGAAGAGGTTGCAAGGGAGGTGCTTCAGGCGAATGACCTTTCTCCTTCGGATGTGGACTTTATCGTTCCGCATCAAGCGAATCTACGGATACTGAATGCCGTTGCCAGCCGTCTTGATATTCCGAAAGAAAAGATGATTGTGAATCTTGACCGGTATGGAAACACATCAGCGGCATCCATCCCTATGGCATTGGATGAAGCGGTTCTTGATGGGAGAATTAAGAAGGGACATACTCTTCTTTTTCTGGCTTTTGGGGGCGGGCTGACGTGGGCCTCGGCCTTGGTCCGATATTGAAGTAACTATCCAGCACGCCCCTCTTTTCCTCCATGGCGGCGTTGCTGTGGTGCTCGAATCCTCACGTATGGACATACGTTGCGGTTCTGTGCTCCTCGTGCCTCGCCCTGAAGAAAAATAGTGGCATGCTGAATAGTCACCAATTTTTATGGGATATGGGTTTATTTTTAGGTGAATTAATTGTTTCAGACTCTAAAATCGTGAGGTCTGGGGATGAAGGAGGAGGTTGACTTGAACAATGAATTTCTTAAAGGCTGGGCGCTGATTCTTGGGGCTTCAAGCGGTTTTGGCGAGGCTTGTGCCTTGGAGTTGGCGCGTGCCGGTATGGATATCTTTGGCGTCCATTTGGACCGCAGGGGAACAATGCCTAATGTGGACCGGATTACTTCGACGATTAAAGAGATGGGGCGGGAGGCCCTGTTTTTTAATATCAATGCGGCGGATGCGGAAAAGCGAAACGGCGTTCTGGACGAGATGAAGAAAAGGCTGGCGGATGATGAAAACGGCGGTGCTGTTCATGTTCTCATTCATTCTTTGGCCTTTGGAACCTTGAAGCCCTTCATTGGCCCCTCGGGCAAGGCGATCATTGCCAAACCTCAGATGGAAATGACCCTCGACGTCATGGCAAACAGTCTCATTTATTGGACCCAGGACATGCTTCATCGAGATTTGCTGGCAAAGGGCGGAAGGATTTTTTCCATGACCTCTGCCGGCGGTGCGCGTGTCTGGAAGACCTATGGTGCGGTATCGGCTGCCAAGTCTGCGCTTGAATCTCATACGCGCCAGTTGGCGCTCGAACTCGGACCGATGGGGATTTCGGTCAATGCGATTCGTGCCGGGGTTACAGATACTCCCGCGCTGAGAAAAATACCGGGCAGTGAGGAGATGATTCAAATGGCGAAAGCAAAAAATCCCCGTGGGCGCTTGACGACGACGGAGGACGTTGCAGGAGTGATCGTCCTCCTTTCTCACCCCAGGGCCCATTGGATCACTGGAAACGTCATCGGGGTGGACGGCGGAGAATTCATCGTCGATTGATCAAGCCCCTCTTTGTCGTAATTTTGTTGACATCCATATAGGTTTTGAGCAATATCTTTTTAGCGGATTATTCTAACTTTAAGGATGGAGTAGGCGGTGTCTCTTGCTTTTCTCTTTCCCGGCCAGGGTTCGCAGTATGTTGGCATGGGGAAGGATCTTTGCGCACATTTTGATGTTGCGCGTCAGACCTTTGTTGAAGCACGGAAGACCCTGGGATGGGATGTTGCGAATCTCTGCTTTGATGGTCCGGAAGATCAGCTGAATTTAACGCAATATACACAACCCGCTATCCTGGTGACGAGCGTTGCAATATGGCGCTGTCTCGGAAAACCTATTGGCCTCGGTTCTTTCGTCGCAGGCCATAGCCTCGGGGAATATACTGCATTGGTTGCATCCGGAGGTCTTTCATTTACAGATGCCGCTTACCTAGTGCATCGGCGGGGCCGGTTTATGCAAGATG
The DNA window shown above is from Candidatus Manganitrophaceae bacterium and carries:
- a CDS encoding ketoacyl-ACP synthase III, whose amino-acid sequence is MKAQIVGTGSYVPEMIMTNHDLEEKVQTNDQWIVERTGIRERRIAAKDESTSDLAVKAALKAMKAAGIRPDQIDLIIVATSMPDMFFPSTACIVQDKLKATRAAAFDLSAACSGFVYALSVGEQFIRSGGSQFVLVIGSETMSRLTDWTDRSTCILFGDGAGAVVLAPSDSERGVLSVHLHTDGKLWDLICVPGGASAMPVSEKVLAEHLNTIRMKGSETFKVAVRNLEEVAREVLQANDLSPSDVDFIVPHQANLRILNAVASRLDIPKEKMIVNLDRYGNTSAASIPMALDEAVLDGRIKKGHTLLFLAFGGGLTWASALVRY
- the plsX gene encoding phosphate acyltransferase PlsX encodes the protein MKIALDAMGGDHAPETIVEGAVLAARDLDVEIILVGDEKKVETALSRHVTTGLPLSIVHASQKVEMEDSPSSVIRKKRNSSIWIATELVKKSEAVAVISAGNTGATMASSLFVLGPLSGVERPAIATLLPTLKGQAVLIDVGANVDCKPQHLFQFAIMGAMYAEKILGIPEPSVGLLSIGEEDTKGNELTKEVFKMLKKSSLAFVGNVEGRDVYSGDTDVVVCDGFIGNVALKISEGLSDAIIKFLKREIMASPMGKLGYFFLKPSFARFKKKIDYAEYGGAPLLGVDGITIICHGNSSGHAIMNAVRVARDFHKKGMNRHIKEQIGTQMQLSSPLVEKKL
- a CDS encoding 50S ribosomal protein L32, which translates into the protein MPHPKHKQSKSRRDKRRSHMSLKTPGVVRCPQCQEPRIPHRVCMNCGTYKGREVVAVKEI
- a CDS encoding SDR family oxidoreductase, with amino-acid sequence MKEEVDLNNEFLKGWALILGASSGFGEACALELARAGMDIFGVHLDRRGTMPNVDRITSTIKEMGREALFFNINAADAEKRNGVLDEMKKRLADDENGGAVHVLIHSLAFGTLKPFIGPSGKAIIAKPQMEMTLDVMANSLIYWTQDMLHRDLLAKGGRIFSMTSAGGARVWKTYGAVSAAKSALESHTRQLALELGPMGISVNAIRAGVTDTPALRKIPGSEEMIQMAKAKNPRGRLTTTEDVAGVIVLLSHPRAHWITGNVIGVDGGEFIVD